In Falco biarmicus isolate bFalBia1 chromosome 6, bFalBia1.pri, whole genome shotgun sequence, the following are encoded in one genomic region:
- the STMN4 gene encoding stathmin-4 isoform X4, translating into MTLAAYKEKMKELPLVSLFCSCFLSDPLNKPTYTYEDTVDLTWCVISDMEVIELNKRTSGQSFEVILKPPSFDGIPEFNASLPRRRDPSLEEIQKKLEAAEERRKYQEAELLKHLAEKREHEREVIQKAIEENNNFIKMAKEKLAQKMESNKENREAHLAAMLERLQEKDKHAEEVRKNKELKEEASR; encoded by the exons ATGACTCTGGCTG CTTACAAAGAGAAGATGAAGGAGCTGCCTCTCGTCTCCCTTTTTTGCTCCTGTTTCCTCTCGGATCCCCTGAACAAGCCAACGTACACGTATGAAG ACACGGTAGACCTCACTTGGTGCGTCATCTCTGACATGGAAGTCATCGAGCTCAACAAGCGTACCTCGGGGCAGTCCTTTGAGGTCATCCTGAAGCCCCCATCGTTTGATGGCATCCCCGAGTTCAACGCCTCCCTGCCCCGGCGGCGTGACCCATCTCTGGAGGAGATCCAGAAGaagctggaggcagcagaggagaggaggaag TACCAAGAGGCTGAGCTGCTGAAGCATCTGGCAGAGAAGCGGGAGCACGAGCGGGAGGTCATCCAGAAGGCCATCGAGGAGAACAACAACTTCATCAAAATGGCCAAAGAGAAGCTGGCGCAGAAGATGGAGTCCAACAAGGAGAACCGTGAGGCCCATTTAGCGGCCATGCTGGAGCGCTTGCAGGAGAAG GACAAACACGCAGAAGAAGTGAGGAAAAACAAGGAGCTCAAGGAAGAAGCCTCCAGGTAA
- the STMN4 gene encoding stathmin-4 isoform X3: MTLAAYKEKMKELPLVSLFCSCFLSDPLNKPTYTYEADTVDLTWCVISDMEVIELNKRTSGQSFEVILKPPSFDGIPEFNASLPRRRDPSLEEIQKKLEAAEERRKYQEAELLKHLAEKREHEREVIQKAIEENNNFIKMAKEKLAQKMESNKENREAHLAAMLERLQEKDKHAEEVRKNKELKEEASR; this comes from the exons ATGACTCTGGCTG CTTACAAAGAGAAGATGAAGGAGCTGCCTCTCGTCTCCCTTTTTTGCTCCTGTTTCCTCTCGGATCCCCTGAACAAGCCAACGTACACGTATGAAG CAGACACGGTAGACCTCACTTGGTGCGTCATCTCTGACATGGAAGTCATCGAGCTCAACAAGCGTACCTCGGGGCAGTCCTTTGAGGTCATCCTGAAGCCCCCATCGTTTGATGGCATCCCCGAGTTCAACGCCTCCCTGCCCCGGCGGCGTGACCCATCTCTGGAGGAGATCCAGAAGaagctggaggcagcagaggagaggaggaag TACCAAGAGGCTGAGCTGCTGAAGCATCTGGCAGAGAAGCGGGAGCACGAGCGGGAGGTCATCCAGAAGGCCATCGAGGAGAACAACAACTTCATCAAAATGGCCAAAGAGAAGCTGGCGCAGAAGATGGAGTCCAACAAGGAGAACCGTGAGGCCCATTTAGCGGCCATGCTGGAGCGCTTGCAGGAGAAG GACAAACACGCAGAAGAAGTGAGGAAAAACAAGGAGCTCAAGGAAGAAGCCTCCAGGTAA
- the STMN4 gene encoding stathmin-4 isoform X2, with the protein MTLAAYKEKMKELPLVSLFCSCFLSDPLNKPTYTYEDTVDLTWCVISDMEVIELNKRTSGQSFEVILKPPSFDGIPEFNASLPRRRDPSLEEIQKKLEAAEERRKYQEAELLKHLAEKREHEREVIQKAIEENNNFIKMAKEKLAQKMESNKENREAHLAAMLERLQEKVCSQPQHGRSHPHHLQLPPKHAFCKELAQCPSPNASASLGSEAESTR; encoded by the exons ATGACTCTGGCTG CTTACAAAGAGAAGATGAAGGAGCTGCCTCTCGTCTCCCTTTTTTGCTCCTGTTTCCTCTCGGATCCCCTGAACAAGCCAACGTACACGTATGAAG ACACGGTAGACCTCACTTGGTGCGTCATCTCTGACATGGAAGTCATCGAGCTCAACAAGCGTACCTCGGGGCAGTCCTTTGAGGTCATCCTGAAGCCCCCATCGTTTGATGGCATCCCCGAGTTCAACGCCTCCCTGCCCCGGCGGCGTGACCCATCTCTGGAGGAGATCCAGAAGaagctggaggcagcagaggagaggaggaag TACCAAGAGGCTGAGCTGCTGAAGCATCTGGCAGAGAAGCGGGAGCACGAGCGGGAGGTCATCCAGAAGGCCATCGAGGAGAACAACAACTTCATCAAAATGGCCAAAGAGAAGCTGGCGCAGAAGATGGAGTCCAACAAGGAGAACCGTGAGGCCCATTTAGCGGCCATGCTGGAGCGCTTGCAGGAGAAG GTCTGTTCCCAACCTCAGCATGGAAGGTCCCACCCTCACCACCTCCAGCTCCCTCCAAAACATGCCTTCTGCAAGGAGCTCGCCCAGTGCCCTTCTCCAAACGCCTCAGCTAGCCTTGGGTCAGAGGCAGAGAGCACAAGATAA
- the STMN4 gene encoding stathmin-4 isoform X1, with the protein MTLAAYKEKMKELPLVSLFCSCFLSDPLNKPTYTYEADTVDLTWCVISDMEVIELNKRTSGQSFEVILKPPSFDGIPEFNASLPRRRDPSLEEIQKKLEAAEERRKYQEAELLKHLAEKREHEREVIQKAIEENNNFIKMAKEKLAQKMESNKENREAHLAAMLERLQEKVCSQPQHGRSHPHHLQLPPKHAFCKELAQCPSPNASASLGSEAESTR; encoded by the exons ATGACTCTGGCTG CTTACAAAGAGAAGATGAAGGAGCTGCCTCTCGTCTCCCTTTTTTGCTCCTGTTTCCTCTCGGATCCCCTGAACAAGCCAACGTACACGTATGAAG CAGACACGGTAGACCTCACTTGGTGCGTCATCTCTGACATGGAAGTCATCGAGCTCAACAAGCGTACCTCGGGGCAGTCCTTTGAGGTCATCCTGAAGCCCCCATCGTTTGATGGCATCCCCGAGTTCAACGCCTCCCTGCCCCGGCGGCGTGACCCATCTCTGGAGGAGATCCAGAAGaagctggaggcagcagaggagaggaggaag TACCAAGAGGCTGAGCTGCTGAAGCATCTGGCAGAGAAGCGGGAGCACGAGCGGGAGGTCATCCAGAAGGCCATCGAGGAGAACAACAACTTCATCAAAATGGCCAAAGAGAAGCTGGCGCAGAAGATGGAGTCCAACAAGGAGAACCGTGAGGCCCATTTAGCGGCCATGCTGGAGCGCTTGCAGGAGAAG GTCTGTTCCCAACCTCAGCATGGAAGGTCCCACCCTCACCACCTCCAGCTCCCTCCAAAACATGCCTTCTGCAAGGAGCTCGCCCAGTGCCCTTCTCCAAACGCCTCAGCTAGCCTTGGGTCAGAGGCAGAGAGCACAAGATAA